The DNA segment CGGGGAGAGGTACTCTACGAGAAGCGCTCCGCGCTATGGAGAGAGGTTTCAAAAATAAGTTGCACATCGCGTTATTTATATTAAAAATAATTACCCAATTGTCTGGGAATTATGCTCAATTTCTTGGGATTCTAAAAGCCTAGTTTGTTCCCATATCCAATCTTGTAAAATTGGATTAACTAATTCAGGAGCTTCATCTTGAGGACAATGCCCTACACCTTCCAAGGGAATAAACTTGAGGACTTGAGGATAGTTGGCTAATTCTCGACCTAAATCTATCGGTTCCCAAGGATCATTTGTCCCCCACACAATCAATGCTGGACAGGGTAGCAATGGTAAAAGGTCTTCTGGTAAGGGGCCAGAAGAATAGGAAGTAAAGGCAAGGAATACAGCCGCAGCACCAGGATCACTGGCTGGTACTGTCAAAATATCTACCAGTTCCTCTGTCACTGCTTCGCTATTAATGTAGGCTTGTAGCAGAATCTTTCTCACTGTTTTTGGTTGCGCGACTTGACGGAAAAAAAACTGACCAATTGCTTTAATAGATAGTACGCGTTGCAGCACAGGCGCGCCAAAACGACGTGACCAAGGTAGAGTTTCCCGTTTGCGATCGTGCAGTAATCGTAGAGAACAGTTGAGTAAGGCAACACTTAAACTAATCTCTGGATTGCTGACTGCTGCTTGCATCACTACAATACAGCCAATAGAGTTACCCACTAAAAAAGCTGGTTCACCGACAATCTCACGGCAAAAATCCGCTACTTGTTCTCCCCAAGTTTCTAGTGTATAGGCCATTTCCGTATCTGGTTGAGGTTTGGCTGAACCACCAAAACCAATTAAATCGATTGCATAAACACGGCAATTTTCCGCTAGTACGGGTATATTTTTTCGCCAGTGTCCCCAAGAAGCACCAAAACCATGTACGAGTACAACAGATGGCCCAGTAGTTCCTTGTGTTTGATAGCAGATGGGGAAGCCTCGCCAAATCCAGGTTTTTGTAGAAGTAGAAGTATTCATGAGAATTTAAAAATAGCTGAAGATATTAAAGAAAAAGATTGTACCTCTAGAGTTAGAGTGTAGTTATTTTGCTGAACAAATCCTGGGGATACTCCCTCCTTATGGAAAAACTCATAACCCTGAAAGAAACTCAGCTACCTGTTAGTATTGTGTACAAAAGAACAAAAGCAGCAATTTCTACAGCACTGAGATTTTTGTCAAGTTAGAAATCAATAAACAAAAATTCCACAACAAGAGTGTGAAATTTTTTATTTCCCATTTCTTCTTTTTTATTGCCTATACCTTATTTTCAACTCAGAGCATGGACGCAATCAAGGGATTAATAAAAATTATCACACAGATGCCAGTAGCAATAGTCTAATCTCTGAGGTTTAACATGGGCATTATTGATTTTCTTATTTATATGTAGGTACGGGCTTGACTAATAAAAATCAAGGTGGGTTGAGATATTATTAACTTAAGCTTATTAGTTTATAGATATTATGTAATAGTTTTCTTAGATGAACTTAGTTCTATCTTCATATTTTTATTTATGGCTCATGAATAACACAATTTGAATATTTTTACACAAGATTATGAAGTTAATACAAGATAATGGAATAAGCATCCGCATAAATTCAGTAATTTTACAATTTACGGGCTTGAAGTTAGCCCATAAAATGTACTGGATACAAAGCATCTACTAATAGGTGAGCTAAACCTAAACGCTAAGGTTAAATTTCACCTAGATTTTTGTTCCTAGTGCAGGCTGGCTAAAGAAAATGACCATACTAGAAACAAGTAACACTCCTGTTGGTGGTTACGCGCCAGATTTTGAATTACCAGGGATTGATAATCAAGTCCATCATCTCAGTCGTTATTTAGATAATTTTCGCGCAGTTGGCGTAGTTTCTTTGGGGAATTACTGCTCTTATGTAAATTTATATCTAGACCGGTTAAAAGGCATTCAAGGGGAATTTGGGACGGATGGCTTTATCTTAATTGGCATAAATGCTAGTGACATTACCGAGCCAAGTTGGTCAAGCTTAGAGAAAATGAAAGCCTTTGCCCAAAATCACGAGTTAAACTTTCCTTACCTGTGGGATTCGACCCAAGAAGTTAGCAGAAGCTTTGGCGCTACTAAAACACCGATCGCCTTCTTGATCGACAGTCATGGTATATTGCGATATAGAGGGCAGATTGACAATCATCCTCAAGAGCCATCATCTGTAGGTGAAGACTACCTGCGAAATGCGATCGCTGCTCTGTTTAAAGGCGAAGAAATCCTAGTACCTGAGACGGAACCAGTAGGCACTTCATTGATCTGGCGTATATAGACATAGATAGTCATTGTACTGCTATCTTAAATTGGAGGCACTTGCAACTTTTTTGATAAAGCGGAACTTCATGGGAACGAATTACCGACGGGTTTTACTCAAACTGAGCGGTGAAGCCTTAATGGGCAACATGGGCTATGGGATTGATCCAGAAGTGGTCAAGGAAATAGCTCAAGAAATAGCGGAGGTGATAGCCACTGGCGTTCAAATTGCCATCGTCGTTGGCGGTGGGAATATTTTTCGTGGCGTGAAGGCAGCGTCGGCGGGGATGGACAGGGCAACCGCCGACTACATTGGGATGATTGCCACGGTAATGAATGCCATGACTCTGCAAGATTCACTGGAACGCATAGGAGTACAAACGCGGGTACAAACTGCGATCGCTATGCAGGAATTAGCCGAACCATATATTCGCCGTCGAGCCATCCGTCATCTAGAAAAGGGACGGGTGGTTATTTTTGGCGCTGGTTCCGGTAATCCCTTTTTTACAACAGATACAACAGCAGCATTAAGAGCCGCAGAAATCGACGCAGAAGTAATTTTTAAAGCCACCAAGGTAGATGGGGTTTATGATGCAGACCCCGAAATCTATCCTAACGCCAAACGTTATAACAGTCTCACCTACGCCCATGTTCTCGCTCAGGACTTGCGGGTGATGGACAGTACGGCGATCGCCCTTTGTAAAGAAAATAATATCCCTATTCTTGTATTTGACCTAACAACGCGGGGTAATATTCGCCGCGCCGTTTTAGGAGAATCTATCGGTACCCTTGTGGGAGGTTC comes from the Nostoc sp. PCC 7120 = FACHB-418 genome and includes:
- a CDS encoding alpha/beta fold hydrolase, coding for MNTSTSTKTWIWRGFPICYQTQGTTGPSVVLVHGFGASWGHWRKNIPVLAENCRVYAIDLIGFGGSAKPQPDTEMAYTLETWGEQVADFCREIVGEPAFLVGNSIGCIVVMQAAVSNPEISLSVALLNCSLRLLHDRKRETLPWSRRFGAPVLQRVLSIKAIGQFFFRQVAQPKTVRKILLQAYINSEAVTEELVDILTVPASDPGAAAVFLAFTSYSSGPLPEDLLPLLPCPALIVWGTNDPWEPIDLGRELANYPQVLKFIPLEGVGHCPQDEAPELVNPILQDWIWEQTRLLESQEIEHNSQTIG
- a CDS encoding thioredoxin family protein — encoded protein: MTILETSNTPVGGYAPDFELPGIDNQVHHLSRYLDNFRAVGVVSLGNYCSYVNLYLDRLKGIQGEFGTDGFILIGINASDITEPSWSSLEKMKAFAQNHELNFPYLWDSTQEVSRSFGATKTPIAFLIDSHGILRYRGQIDNHPQEPSSVGEDYLRNAIAALFKGEEILVPETEPVGTSLIWRI
- the pyrH gene encoding UMP kinase, giving the protein MGTNYRRVLLKLSGEALMGNMGYGIDPEVVKEIAQEIAEVIATGVQIAIVVGGGNIFRGVKAASAGMDRATADYIGMIATVMNAMTLQDSLERIGVQTRVQTAIAMQELAEPYIRRRAIRHLEKGRVVIFGAGSGNPFFTTDTTAALRAAEIDAEVIFKATKVDGVYDADPEIYPNAKRYNSLTYAHVLAQDLRVMDSTAIALCKENNIPILVFDLTTRGNIRRAVLGESIGTLVGGSCEIS